The bacterium genome contains a region encoding:
- the rfaE1 gene encoding D-glycero-beta-D-manno-heptose-7-phosphate kinase, whose translation MDKLARAIDKFKGVKILVIGDLMIDEFIYGKVERISPEAPVPVVEVTSITYAPGGAGNVINNIYSLGGKIYPTGVIGDDGTGKKLLTDFKAKGIEIDGVVIDSERPTTLKSRIIGHSQQIVRVDREQRSNIDEWVCKQILSFCRMVIEDIQSIVISDYGKGVINARLLEEIIPLTKKYNLPIIVDPKESHFLSYKGITVITPNLKEAETLTRKKIVDDESLINVGKSILAQLEAKGVLITRGEEGMTLFEQNGDVTHIPTIAKEVYDVTGAGDTVVAVMAMALGAGLDMKTCARLSNCAAGIVVEKVGTATLKIDELQERIKKLD comes from the coding sequence ATGGATAAATTAGCCAGGGCGATTGATAAATTTAAAGGTGTCAAAATATTAGTTATTGGCGATTTGATGATAGATGAATTTATCTACGGTAAAGTAGAGCGTATTTCACCTGAGGCGCCAGTGCCTGTGGTTGAGGTAACTTCAATCACCTATGCTCCAGGCGGAGCGGGAAATGTAATTAATAACATCTATTCATTAGGAGGGAAAATATATCCCACTGGTGTAATTGGAGATGACGGAACCGGGAAAAAATTACTTACAGATTTTAAAGCAAAAGGAATTGAAATTGATGGCGTAGTGATTGATAGCGAACGACCGACAACATTAAAATCAAGAATTATTGGTCATTCCCAACAAATAGTCAGGGTTGACCGCGAACAACGCTCTAATATCGATGAATGGGTTTGTAAACAAATATTGAGTTTTTGTAGAATGGTCATCGAAGATATTCAGAGTATTGTTATCTCTGATTATGGTAAAGGGGTCATTAATGCAAGATTGTTAGAAGAAATTATCCCTCTAACTAAAAAATATAATCTACCAATAATAGTTGACCCCAAAGAAAGTCATTTCCTGAGTTACAAAGGAATAACAGTAATCACCCCTAATCTTAAAGAGGCAGAAACTCTAACCCGTAAAAAAATAGTTGATGATGAATCTTTGATTAATGTTGGCAAAAGTATTTTAGCCCAATTAGAAGCTAAAGGAGTCCTTATCACCAGAGGCGAAGAAGGTATGACTCTATTTGAGCAAAATGGCGATGTGACGCATATCCCAACGATTGCTAAAGAGGTTTATGATGTTACGGGAGCTGGAGATACGGTTGTAGCGGTGATGGCAATGGCTTTAGGTGCAGGGTTGGATATGAAAACCTGTGCCAGATTATCTAATTGTGCTGCGGGAATCGTCGTCGAAAAAGTAGGCACCGCAACATTAAAAATAGATGAATTGCAGGAAAGAATTAAAAAACTTGACTAA
- a CDS encoding menaquinone biosynthesis decarboxylase produces MAYKSFQEFIQELERIGELKRIKSKVSPILEITEITDRFCKNQGPALLFEQVDGALIPVVTNAYGSMERMALALGVENLNKIVTEIENLINTEVPDNLIDKLKLIPKVSQFASFIPKKVSAGLCKEIIIDNPDLSILPILKCWPEDGGKFITLPIVITKNPRTGIRNLGMYRMQVYDSKTTGMHWHPHKVGAKHFQLYKEVGEKMPVAVCLGGDPAITYAATAPLPEEIDELLFAGFLRKKPVEITQCQTIDLEIPADSEIVLEGYVDPTEELRLEGPFGDHTGYYSLPEKYPVFHLTCITHRKNPIYPATIVGKPPMEDCFMAKATERIFLPLIKLIFPEIIDINLPIEGVFHNLAFVSIKKSYPGHAKKVMHGLWGLGQLMFTKIIVVLDEDVDVQNLQEVIWRIGNNVDPKRDFIFVEGPVDTLNHAAPYPGLGSKVGIDATKKSKEEGFMREWPQDIKMSKEVKRKIDSIWGEMVISKW; encoded by the coding sequence ATGGCATATAAATCTTTTCAGGAATTTATACAAGAACTTGAAAGAATAGGAGAATTAAAACGGATAAAGAGTAAAGTTAGTCCTATATTAGAAATTACCGAGATTACAGATAGATTCTGTAAAAATCAGGGGCCGGCGTTACTATTTGAGCAAGTAGATGGGGCTTTAATTCCTGTTGTTACAAATGCTTATGGCTCAATGGAAAGAATGGCATTGGCTTTAGGGGTAGAAAATCTCAATAAAATAGTTACTGAGATTGAAAATCTTATAAATACCGAAGTTCCAGATAATTTAATAGATAAACTTAAATTAATTCCTAAAGTATCTCAATTTGCCTCATTCATTCCTAAGAAAGTATCAGCAGGACTTTGCAAAGAAATAATTATTGATAATCCTGATTTGAGCATTTTACCTATATTAAAATGCTGGCCTGAAGATGGAGGTAAGTTTATTACCCTGCCTATTGTTATTACTAAAAATCCCAGAACAGGTATCCGTAATCTGGGGATGTATAGAATGCAGGTGTATGATTCAAAGACTACAGGTATGCATTGGCATCCACATAAAGTTGGGGCAAAACACTTTCAATTATATAAAGAAGTCGGAGAAAAGATGCCTGTTGCTGTTTGTTTAGGTGGTGACCCGGCAATTACTTATGCCGCCACTGCCCCTTTACCAGAAGAAATAGATGAATTGCTATTTGCTGGATTTTTACGAAAAAAACCTGTAGAAATTACCCAATGTCAAACAATTGATTTAGAAATTCCTGCTGACTCAGAGATAGTCTTAGAAGGTTATGTTGACCCTACGGAAGAATTGCGACTTGAAGGACCTTTTGGTGACCATACAGGCTATTACTCACTTCCAGAAAAATATCCGGTATTTCATCTGACCTGTATCACACATCGAAAAAATCCTATTTATCCAGCAACCATTGTTGGTAAACCACCTATGGAAGATTGTTTTATGGCTAAAGCCACAGAACGAATATTTTTACCTTTGATAAAACTCATATTCCCAGAAATAATAGACATAAATTTACCCATTGAAGGGGTATTTCATAATTTAGCCTTTGTCTCAATTAAAAAAAGTTACCCTGGTCATGCCAAAAAGGTAATGCATGGTTTATGGGGATTAGGACAATTGATGTTCACGAAAATAATTGTTGTTTTGGATGAAGATGTAGATGTCCAGAATTTGCAAGAGGTTATCTGGCGTATTGGAAATAATGTTGACCCCAAGCGTGATTTTATCTTTGTTGAGGGACCTGTTGATACCTTAAATCATGCCGCTCCTTATCCAGGATTAGGCTCTAAAGTCGGCATTGATGCTACTAAAAAATCTAAAGAAGAAGGTTTTATGAGAGAATGGCCGCAAGATATAAAGATGTCAAAGGAAGTAAAAAGAAAAATAGATAGTATCTGGGGAGAGATGGTAATCAGTAAGTGGTGA
- the rfaE2 gene encoding D-glycero-beta-D-manno-heptose 1-phosphate adenylyltransferase, with protein sequence MTKIKTLEELKNIISDLKNQDKQIVFTNGCFDILHYGHIKYLEEAKTYGDILIVAINSDESIKKIKGDTRPLMPQEDRAYILSALSCVDYVLIFEEIDPVRIISELIPDVLVKGGDYQLNEIKGREIVTSAGGKVLTIPEIKGKSTTNLIQTIIERYNK encoded by the coding sequence TTGACTAAAATTAAAACCCTTGAGGAATTAAAAAATATAATATCCGATCTAAAAAATCAGGACAAACAAATAGTTTTTACCAATGGCTGTTTTGATATTTTGCATTATGGTCATATAAAATACCTTGAAGAGGCAAAAACTTATGGTGATATTTTAATTGTTGCCATTAATAGTGATGAATCTATCAAAAAGATTAAGGGGGATACAAGACCTCTGATGCCTCAAGAAGATAGAGCCTATATCCTCTCTGCTTTATCTTGCGTTGATTATGTGCTTATATTTGAAGAGATTGACCCGGTCAGAATAATTTCGGAGTTAATTCCCGATGTATTAGTTAAAGGAGGTGATTATCAATTAAATGAAATAAAAGGTCGAGAAATTGTCACCTCTGCTGGTGGAAAAGTATTGACCATTCCAGAAATTAAAGGTAAATCAACCACTAATTTAATTCAAACGATTATTGAGAGATATAATAAGTAA
- the kdsB gene encoding 3-deoxy-manno-octulosonate cytidylyltransferase, whose translation MKIVGIIPARFSSTRFPGKPLAKILDKPMIQWVYEGAKKSKTLEALIVATDSQQIYDRVKNFGGEVFLTLREHQSGTSRVAEVAEQLDVEIVVNVQGDEPLISPSAIDEAVKPLLTDPTIYMTTLKHKVTDQTELSNPNVVKIVTDKDDFALYFSRSPIPFFRHQFHYENYKHIGLYVYRKDFLLKLVQLPATPLEQTEGLEQLRVLENGYKIKVVETEYLSIGVDTEDDLEKVRKQVISNW comes from the coding sequence ATGAAAATAGTGGGGATAATTCCCGCAAGATTTTCTTCAACAAGATTTCCCGGCAAACCATTGGCTAAAATATTAGATAAACCAATGATTCAATGGGTGTATGAAGGGGCGAAAAAATCTAAGACTTTAGAGGCATTAATTGTTGCCACTGACTCACAACAAATTTATGACAGGGTTAAAAACTTTGGCGGAGAGGTATTTTTGACCTTAAGAGAACATCAATCAGGAACTTCAAGAGTCGCGGAAGTCGCAGAACAACTTGATGTAGAAATTGTAGTTAATGTTCAAGGTGATGAACCTCTAATTTCACCTTCTGCGATTGATGAGGCAGTTAAACCTCTCCTGACCGACCCAACCATTTATATGACTACCCTTAAACACAAAGTAACAGACCAAACTGAATTATCTAATCCTAATGTCGTTAAAATAGTTACGGATAAAGATGATTTTGCCCTTTATTTCTCTCGCTCACCAATACCTTTTTTTAGACATCAATTTCATTATGAGAATTATAAACATATTGGACTTTATGTTTATCGCAAGGATTTTTTATTAAAATTAGTTCAACTACCAGCCACTCCCCTTGAACAAACAGAAGGATTAGAACAATTACGGGTATTAGAAAATGGATATAAAATTAAGGTAGTTGAAACTGAATATTTATCAATAGGAGTGGATACTGAAGATGATTTAGAGAAGGTAAGAAAACAGGTAATCAGTAATTGGTAA
- a CDS encoding CTP synthase, producing the protein MTKFIFITGGVVSSLGKGIAAASIGHILENKGLKIRMQKLDPYINVDPGTMSPYQHGEVYVTDDGAETDLDLGHYERFTNSIINKESNITAGMVYYSVITKERKGDYLGKTVQVIPHITDEIKAGILKLSKDDVDVVIGEIGGTVGDFEGLPFLEAIRQFRKDVGKENVLYIHLTLVPFISVSNEIKTKPTQHSVMKLREIGIAPDIILCRTQKPLLSELKDKIALFCDVDKEAIIDAYDVSSVYEVPLIFKKQGLDKIIIKLLNLSPPYESIPQEEQWNKVINIIKSPDSSVNIAVVGKYIQLQDAYKSIVEALIHGGVPHQVKVHIKWVDSEELNTQKKIDKAFKDVNGILVPGGFGYRGIEGKIEAVSYARKNKIPFLGICLGLQCAVIELARNLAGLKNANSSEIDPNTPHPVIDLMEIQKNTKEKGGTMRLGRYPAKLGHGSFAHKAYGEKIISERHRHRYEVNNKYRKILLKHNVIFSGLSLDDNLVEIIELKNHPWFVATQFHPEFKSKPTNPHPLFRDFIGASLKESKEE; encoded by the coding sequence ATGACAAAATTTATCTTTATCACCGGTGGTGTTGTCTCATCTTTAGGTAAAGGCATTGCCGCCGCATCTATTGGACATATATTAGAAAACAAAGGACTAAAAATCCGAATGCAAAAACTTGACCCATACATAAATGTTGACCCCGGCACAATGAGCCCTTATCAACATGGTGAGGTCTATGTTACGGATGATGGAGCAGAAACAGACCTTGATTTAGGACATTATGAGCGATTTACTAACTCAATTATCAATAAAGAAAGCAATATCACTGCCGGAATGGTTTATTATTCAGTCATAACTAAAGAAAGAAAGGGCGATTATCTTGGCAAGACTGTCCAGGTAATTCCACATATCACTGACGAGATTAAAGCGGGAATATTAAAACTATCCAAAGATGATGTGGATGTAGTTATTGGTGAAATTGGTGGAACAGTTGGGGATTTTGAAGGATTACCTTTTTTGGAGGCAATTAGACAATTCCGTAAAGATGTTGGCAAAGAAAATGTCCTTTATATCCACCTTACTTTAGTCCCATTTATAAGTGTCTCAAACGAAATTAAAACCAAACCTACTCAACATTCAGTTATGAAACTTCGTGAGATTGGTATTGCTCCGGATATTATTCTATGTCGAACGCAAAAACCCCTACTATCAGAACTCAAGGATAAAATTGCCTTATTTTGCGATGTGGATAAAGAGGCAATAATTGATGCCTATGATGTCAGTAGTGTTTATGAGGTCCCATTAATATTTAAAAAACAGGGGCTGGATAAGATTATTATAAAATTATTGAATCTTTCCCCGCCTTATGAATCCATCCCTCAAGAAGAACAATGGAATAAGGTAATCAATATTATTAAAAGTCCCGATTCGTCGGTTAATATCGCTGTGGTTGGAAAATATATCCAGCTTCAAGATGCCTACAAAAGCATTGTTGAGGCACTAATTCATGGTGGTGTTCCTCATCAAGTGAAGGTTCATATTAAATGGGTTGATTCAGAAGAACTTAACACCCAAAAAAAGATAGATAAAGCATTTAAAGATGTCAATGGGATATTAGTTCCTGGAGGTTTTGGATATCGAGGGATTGAGGGAAAGATTGAAGCAGTTTCTTATGCGAGAAAGAATAAAATACCATTTTTGGGAATATGTTTAGGGTTACAATGTGCGGTGATAGAATTAGCAAGAAATCTTGCTGGACTAAAAAATGCCAATAGCTCAGAGATTGACCCCAATACACCGCATCCGGTCATCGATTTAATGGAAATACAAAAAAACACAAAAGAGAAGGGTGGCACAATGCGTTTGGGACGATATCCGGCTAAACTTGGACACGGTTCTTTTGCTCATAAAGCCTATGGTGAAAAGATAATCTCCGAACGACACAGACATAGATATGAGGTAAATAATAAATATCGAAAAATACTATTAAAACATAATGTTATTTTTAGTGGGCTATCGTTAGATGATAATTTAGTTGAGATAATTGAGTTAAAAAACCACCCGTGGTTTGTTGCCACTCAATTTCATCCTGAATTCAAATCTAAACCGACCAATCCTCATCCATTATTTAGAGATTTTATTGGGGCAAGTTTAAAGGAAAGTAAGGAAGAGTAA